TCAGGATGCCAACTGGGTATCGGTGGAGCGCCGGCGCATCACGTTGTCCGACCGCGCGGCGTTGGAGCAGCGCGCGCAGGCACGCGTGTGATCTGCGTCCGCGGGCGCCGGTGACTAACGTCACACGGCGCTCGTGACACCCTTCCTAGCCCTTTTTGACCGATTCCCCAATCTTATCGCCTAGCGCTGAGGCGCTGATATGACTTTGCGATTGCGGTTCTGGGGAACGCGGGGCTCGATCCCGACTCCAGGCACAGGGACGGTGCGGTACGGCGGTAACACGCCGTGCGTGGAGGTCAGAACAGACACGGGTTGGCTGGTGATTCTGGACGCGGGCACTGGCATTCGAGAGCTCGGCCGCGCACTGATGGGCGGGGCGACGGGCAACGGAGACGGACGCGGCAGCGTCGCCGCGGACATCTTTCTCACCCACGCGCATTGGGATCACATCCAGGGTATTCCGTTCTTCGCGCCGATCTTTCAGGCGGGGAATCATTTCACGATCTGGGGCTCGAAGGCGCTCGAGACCAGCATCGATCGGGTGATTCGGGATCAGATGTCCCCGGTCGTTTTTCCGGTGTCGTTCGAGGAGCTCAGCGCTAGGATTGATTTTCGCGAGATTGCTGAAGAGCGGTGCGTTGGGAACGGCTACGAGGTGACGGCGTTCGCGGTGCAGCATCCGGGCGGGGCGCTGGGATACCGCTTCGCCGGGCTGCACGATCGTGATTCGAATGCCCGTTCGTTCGTCTATATCTCGGACAACGAACTGGCCGCGCACGAGACGTACAAGTCGCGCGCGGACTGGCGCGACCGGCTGGTCGGGTTCGTGCGGGGCGCGACGCTGCTCGTGCACGACGCGACGTACACGACGGAAGAATACGAGCGTCATCGCGGGTGGGGGCACTCGACGTTCGAGGATGCGGTGGCGCTCGCGCTCGATGCCGGGGTGGAGGAGCTGGTGCTCTTCCACCATCGGCCGGAGCGCACGGACGACGAGGTGGATCGCTGCCTCGAGGCAGCTCGTGCGCTCGTGAAGAGCCGTGGCGGCACGCTGCGGGTTCGCGCGGCCGCGGAAGGCATGACGCTGGTGGTTTAGTGTTTTATAAAGTGTCTCAGGAGGACACCATGTTGCGTT
Above is a window of Gemmatimonadaceae bacterium DNA encoding:
- a CDS encoding MBL fold metallo-hydrolase — its product is MILDAGTGIRELGRALMGGATGNGDGRGSVAADIFLTHAHWDHIQGIPFFAPIFQAGNHFTIWGSKALETSIDRVIRDQMSPVVFPVSFEELSARIDFREIAEERCVGNGYEVTAFAVQHPGGALGYRFAGLHDRDSNARSFVYISDNELAAHETYKSRADWRDRLVGFVRGATLLVHDATYTTEEYERHRGWGHSTFEDAVALALDAGVEELVLFHHRPERTDDEVDRCLEAARALVKSRGGTLRVRAAAEGMTLVV